From Camelus dromedarius isolate mCamDro1 chromosome 23, mCamDro1.pat, whole genome shotgun sequence, a single genomic window includes:
- the S100A10 gene encoding protein S100-A10, with protein MPSQMEHAMETMMFTFHRFAGDKGYLTKEDLRVLMEKEFPGFLENQKDPLAVDKIMKDLDQCRDGKVGFQSFFSLIAGLTIACNDYFVVHMKQKGKK; from the exons ATGCCGTCTCAAATGGAACACGCCATGGAAACCATGATGTTCACATTTCACAGATTTGCTGGGGATAAAGGCTACTTAACAAAGGAGGACCTGCGAGTACTCATGGAAAAGGAGTTCCCTGGATTTTTGGAA aatcaaAAAGACCCCCTGGCCGTGGACAAGATAATGAAGGACCTGGACCAGTGCCGGGACGGCAAAGTGGGCTTCCAGAGCTTCTTCTCGCTGATCGCCGGGCTCACCATTGCGTGCAATGACTACTTTGTGGTGCACATGAAGCAGAAGGGAAAGAAGTAG
- the S100A11 gene encoding protein S100-A11, whose protein sequence is MAKISSPTETERCIESLIAVFQRYAGRDGNSCKLSKTEFLTFMNTELAAFTKNQKDPGVLDRMMKKLDLNSDGQLDFQEFLNLIGGLAIACHDSFVKATHFQK, encoded by the exons ATG gcAAAAATATCCAGCCCCACAGAGACTGAGCGGTGCATCGAGTCTCTGATTGCTGTTTTCCAAAGGTATGCCGGAAGGGATGGTAACAGCTGCAAACTCTCCAAGACCGAGTTCCTGACATTCATGAATACCGAACTGGCTGCCTTCACAAAG AACCAGAAGGACCCTGGTGTCCTGGACCGCATGATGAAGAAACTGGATCTCAACAGTGATGGGCAGCTAGATTTCCAGGAATTTCTTAATCTTATTGGTGGCCTGGCCATAGCTTGCCATGACTCCTTCGTTAAGGCCACCCATTTCCAGAAGTAA